A single genomic interval of Terriglobus albidus harbors:
- a CDS encoding RNA polymerase sigma factor produces MPATASTAILSFAARQEARTHELEDIDGLVRLYRAKVYRYVAYSINDADLAESITQDCFVKAYANRASFRGDCSVSTWLMSIATNLVRDHVRTQKFKFWRNFRATAADVTDMSHQISSRASSPESALIARERVQGVHAALATLSERQRSVFVMRFLEEMDLAEIAEATGMPVNTVKTHLHRAVTAIRAQLGPNASTLGGTR; encoded by the coding sequence CCGCGATACTCTCATTTGCCGCACGGCAGGAGGCCCGCACGCACGAGCTTGAGGACATTGACGGTCTCGTTCGGCTCTATCGCGCTAAGGTCTACCGCTACGTTGCCTATTCCATCAACGACGCCGACCTCGCTGAGTCCATCACGCAGGACTGTTTCGTCAAGGCCTATGCCAACCGGGCCAGCTTCCGTGGGGACTGCTCCGTTTCGACATGGCTGATGTCGATTGCCACCAACCTGGTGCGCGACCATGTCCGCACCCAGAAGTTCAAGTTCTGGCGCAACTTCCGTGCGACCGCCGCCGATGTCACCGACATGTCGCACCAGATCAGCTCGCGCGCCAGCTCGCCGGAGAGCGCCCTGATCGCCCGGGAGCGCGTCCAGGGGGTGCATGCTGCCCTGGCGACACTCTCTGAGCGGCAACGCTCGGTCTTCGTCATGCGGTTCCTGGAAGAGATGGACCTGGCGGAGATTGCCGAGGCAACCGGTATGCCGGTCAATACCGTCAAGACACACCTGCACCGGGCTGTAACCGCCATTCGCGCGCAGCTTGGTCCAAACGCGTCTACACTGGGAGGTACGCGATGA